Proteins encoded by one window of Lathyrus oleraceus cultivar Zhongwan6 chromosome 1, CAAS_Psat_ZW6_1.0, whole genome shotgun sequence:
- the LOC127115457 gene encoding F-box/kelch-repeat protein At3g23880 produces MSSFFHLFLIRLVLGLSNFNFIATASLPPVSLPPELIIEILSLLDVKNIQRFRCVSKLWNFLISDSSFIKMHLKKSSRNPHFILSAKEHSLYNFVLLPMRCLLENPSINVSGEIFQSPTHGISQVVGSCNGLICVLFNSVSSFKSKFTFCFWNPATRKISKKLGIFYDYEPLIDPFKFCFGCDYITGDYKVVGLRVERKNQDLWISKVRVFSLGDNCWQEIQSFPFVPLMRSDGVHFNGTVNWLSIHGAYISMSDIEIFRTSMVDVKQFMIVSLDLSTKTYTQILLPEGFIEASCVEPSLRVMMDCLCFSHDFKRTQFVIWQMKEFGVPESWTQLFRIEYFHLGVNNPQMENGLFFVGFFKFETPLLPLSISKDGNTLILAHDEVDGAIIYNKGDKRVKRTRISNDICLFSSIDYVESLVSIPWKSGDENEDENENEEEYFLWQIEDLLVEIDRQINSGIDLY; encoded by the exons ATGTCTTCGTTTTTCCATCTTTTTCTTATTCGCTTGGTGTTAGGGTTGTCTAACTTCAACTTCATTGCAACCGCTTCACTGCCTCCGGTGTCTCTTCCCCCTGAGCTCATAATCGAAATCCTATCTCTCCTTGATGTGAAAAACATACAGCGATTCAGGTGCGTAAGCAAACTATGGAACTTTCTCATTTCCGATTCATCTTTCATCAAAATGCACTTAAAAAAATCGTCACGAAACCCTCACTTCATATTATCAGCTAAGGAACACTCTCTATATAATTTTGTATTGTTACCAATGCGTTGTTTACTAGAGAATCCATCGATAAATGTTTCCGGAGAAATTTTCCAAAGTCCTACACATGGAATTAGTCAGGTTGTTGGTTCATGCAATGGATTGATCTGCGTGCTTTTCAATTCTGTCTCGAGTTTTAAATCCAAGTTCACATTTTGTTTCTGGAACCCTGCAACAaggaaaatatctaaaaagttAGGTATTTTTTACGACTATGAGCCCTTAATAGATCCTTTCAAGTTTTGTTTCGGTTGTGATTATATAACCGGAGATTACAAGGTAGTGGGACTTCGGGTAGAAAGAAAAAATCAAGATCTATGGATAAGCAAGGTGAGAGTTTTTAGTTTGGGTGATAATTGTTGGCAAGAGATTCAAAGTTTTCCTTTTGTTCCTCTTATGCGGAGTGACGGTGTGCATTTCAATGGAACTGTTAACTGGTTATCTATTCATGGTGCTTACATATCAATGTCTGATATTGAAATATTCAGAACTTCAATGGTTGATGTTAAACAATTTATGATCGTTTCGCTTGATCTTTCGACAAAGACATACACACAGATTTTGCTTCCCGAGGGTTTTATTGAGGCGTCGTGCGTTGAGCCATCTCTCAGAGTTATGATGGATTGTCTTTGTTTTTCGCACGATTTTAAGAGGACTCAATTCGTTATATGGCAGATGAAGGAGTTCGGAGTTCCAGAGTCGTGGACTCAGTTATTTAGAATTGAATACTTTCATCTTGGAGTGAATAACCCTCAAATGGAGAATGGTTTGTTTTTTGTTGGATTCTTTAAATTTGAAACTCCATTATTACCATTGTCCATTTCTAAGGATGGAAATACCTTGATATTGGCACATGATGAAGTTGATGGAGCAATTATCTATAATAAAGGGGATAAGAGAGTAAAGAGAACTAGAATTTCCAATGATATATGCTTGTTCTCTTCTATTGATTATGTTGAAAGCTTGGTTTCGATTCCTTGGAA gtctggagatgaaaatgaagatgaaaatgaaaatgaagaagaatACTTTCTATGGCAGATTGAGGATTTACTGGTTGAAATAGATCGTCAGATTAATAGCGGCATAGATTTGTACTAA